In Persicimonas caeni, a single window of DNA contains:
- a CDS encoding cupin domain-containing protein, which yields MTKPPTIDQLVDHLQLEAHPEGGFFKETWRSELTLPSSALPGHPGLRNAGTSIIYLLPAGEVSALHRVRSDELWLHQLGDPLRLELCADSDGEFEERLVGPPPQGQLQALVPAGWWQTATPTEGPAGYSLVGCLVVPGFDFEDFEMLPAADHRNNS from the coding sequence ATGACAAAGCCACCGACCATCGACCAACTCGTAGACCACCTGCAGCTCGAAGCGCATCCCGAGGGAGGCTTCTTCAAAGAGACGTGGCGCTCGGAGCTCACACTACCGTCGAGCGCCCTCCCCGGCCATCCCGGGCTGCGAAACGCGGGCACGAGCATCATCTACCTATTGCCGGCCGGCGAGGTTTCCGCACTGCATCGCGTCCGCTCCGACGAGCTTTGGCTGCATCAACTCGGCGACCCGTTGCGACTCGAGCTGTGCGCCGACTCCGACGGGGAGTTCGAAGAGCGGCTGGTCGGCCCGCCGCCGCAGGGCCAACTCCAAGCATTGGTGCCCGCCGGATGGTGGCAGACGGCTACGCCCACCGAGGGCCCAGCGGGTTACTCGTTGGTCGGCTGCTTGGTTGTACCCGGGTTCGACTTCGAGGATTTCGAGATGCTCCCCGCCGCCGACCACAGGAACAACTCATGA
- a CDS encoding class I SAM-dependent DNA methyltransferase, with protein sequence MADDMYGRRAWLYDLIYDGKDYASEVERLRQILSDHGVESGASVLEAACGTGNYLEHLVNFYDSSGFDISADMLALARHKVAEVELFEADMFAFTPKKTYDAVLCLFSSLSYADSLAQLERAARNFYEALRPGGVLVVEPWIGPGDAEPGRPFMKTYQDDDIKVCRQFVSKEEGRRATLDFHWLVAERGEDVEYFTTQLVAYLYSATEYRQALEDAGFEVVYDSNGVSGRGLFVARR encoded by the coding sequence ATGGCGGATGACATGTATGGGCGAAGGGCGTGGCTCTACGACCTGATCTATGATGGCAAAGACTACGCCTCGGAGGTCGAAAGGCTTCGCCAGATACTCTCCGACCATGGAGTCGAATCCGGCGCCTCAGTGCTCGAGGCCGCCTGTGGAACGGGAAATTACCTCGAGCATCTCGTCAATTTCTACGACTCGAGCGGCTTTGACATCAGCGCCGACATGCTCGCACTAGCTCGTCATAAGGTGGCGGAGGTCGAGCTGTTCGAAGCCGACATGTTCGCCTTCACGCCAAAGAAGACTTATGACGCGGTGTTGTGTCTCTTCTCGTCGCTGAGCTACGCCGACAGTCTCGCCCAACTCGAACGAGCCGCACGGAACTTCTATGAGGCGCTTCGCCCGGGCGGGGTCCTGGTCGTCGAGCCCTGGATCGGACCGGGCGACGCCGAGCCAGGGCGGCCGTTCATGAAGACCTACCAAGACGACGATATCAAGGTGTGCAGACAATTCGTCAGCAAAGAGGAGGGGCGAAGGGCCACGCTCGATTTCCACTGGCTGGTCGCCGAGCGTGGAGAAGACGTCGAATACTTCACTACACAACTAGTGGCATATCTATATTCGGCGACCGAATACCGCCAAGCGCTCGAAGACGCGGGGTTCGAGGTCGTCTACGACAGCAATGGGGTGAGCGGGCGAGGTCTGTTTGTTGCACGGCGGTAG
- a CDS encoding GNAT family N-acetyltransferase yields MKPTPLDNILETATADCFWVPPHVQVVEREAIKYTHSPQPSVGYNRVVRVRPNVEPPEVLLEEVLDAHEGGSSRWHINPMGDNPRLRRALTDAGYAPGHRHFAYGIRTDAYDRKPASDIEVHQVASVDDLRALYEIRADVFGRNPDLSNEDLAREVDACTGPERRVARFLAYRKGELAGACGLTFFDELSFGLVWAGGVLEAHRGHGVYTALLAARARAAKQRGIEWLGLYAREETSAPIVAAQGFERHGYLDYFERESTSLRAEA; encoded by the coding sequence ATGAAGCCAACACCCCTCGACAACATCCTCGAGACGGCCACCGCCGACTGCTTCTGGGTGCCGCCGCATGTGCAGGTCGTGGAGCGCGAAGCGATCAAATACACCCATTCGCCACAGCCATCGGTCGGCTACAACCGCGTGGTGCGCGTGCGGCCCAACGTCGAACCTCCCGAAGTTCTACTCGAAGAGGTACTGGACGCCCACGAAGGCGGCTCGAGCCGATGGCATATTAACCCAATGGGTGACAACCCGAGGCTCCGGCGTGCGCTCACCGACGCCGGATACGCCCCGGGGCACCGACACTTCGCCTACGGCATCCGCACAGACGCCTACGACCGCAAGCCCGCGTCGGATATCGAGGTGCATCAGGTCGCGTCGGTCGACGATCTGCGTGCGCTCTACGAAATCCGCGCCGACGTCTTCGGGCGCAACCCCGACCTCTCGAACGAAGACCTCGCCCGCGAGGTCGACGCCTGCACCGGCCCGGAGCGCCGCGTCGCCCGTTTCCTAGCATACCGAAAGGGTGAACTCGCCGGCGCATGCGGGCTGACGTTCTTCGACGAATTGAGCTTTGGGCTCGTCTGGGCGGGCGGCGTGCTCGAGGCGCACCGTGGCCACGGCGTCTACACCGCCTTGCTGGCCGCCCGAGCCCGCGCAGCAAAACAGCGCGGCATCGAGTGGCTCGGGCTTTACGCTAGGGAGGAGACGTCCGCTCCGATTGTGGCCGCACAGGGGTTCGAGCGGCACGGGTACTTGGACTATTTCGAGCGTGAGTCGACGTCGCTACGGGCAGAGGCATGA
- a CDS encoding GNAT family N-acetyltransferase, whose amino-acid sequence MTATLPMSEHLDITLAQGTQHVAACEHLLRDLPAWFGIEEAIVEYVEQIAELPTFVARTDGATVGFASLERHSDAAAEIVVMAVAPSHHRRGVGRALLERAESYLRAQGVEFLQIKTLSDAHDSPEYARTRRFYRGVGFKPLQEFATLWDEGNPCLQMIKWLG is encoded by the coding sequence ATGACCGCAACCTTGCCTATGTCCGAGCACCTAGACATCACACTCGCCCAAGGCACCCAACACGTCGCTGCATGCGAGCACCTCCTCCGCGACCTGCCAGCCTGGTTCGGCATCGAGGAGGCAATCGTCGAGTATGTCGAGCAGATCGCCGAATTGCCCACCTTCGTGGCCCGCACCGACGGCGCCACCGTCGGCTTTGCGAGCCTCGAGCGACATAGCGATGCCGCCGCCGAAATCGTGGTGATGGCAGTCGCGCCGTCGCACCACCGCCGCGGCGTCGGCCGCGCCCTGCTCGAGCGTGCCGAGTCCTATCTTCGCGCCCAAGGCGTCGAGTTCTTGCAGATCAAGACGCTCAGCGACGCGCACGACTCCCCCGAGTACGCTCGCACTCGCCGCTTCTATCGCGGCGTCGGCTTCAAGCCACTCCAGGAGTTTGCGACGTTGTGGGACGAGGGCAATCCGTGTTTGCAGATGATCAAGTGGCTTGGGTAG
- a CDS encoding MrcB family domain-containing protein has product MSKESLDTLFGQMLDQYPLARYGPRHKQHVIFEIMGAIRQAHEAHVQPLAKDYLVRASTGIGATWANVPWLAVLDPQETDTAQDGRYVTTMFAADGSALVVAICWGTQRLRREHGKEATDLLASRRASTVDTLTEHLDHVFTIGQDVDLAASTPLARDYERSCLTWRRFDTHALPDEATYWSVFDQLMAANQVLIESA; this is encoded by the coding sequence ATGTCCAAAGAATCGCTCGACACCCTATTCGGGCAGATGCTCGACCAGTATCCGCTGGCGCGCTACGGACCGCGGCACAAGCAGCACGTGATCTTCGAAATCATGGGGGCCATTCGTCAGGCGCATGAGGCGCATGTGCAACCCCTGGCGAAAGACTACCTCGTCCGCGCGTCCACCGGAATCGGGGCGACCTGGGCGAATGTGCCCTGGCTGGCCGTACTCGACCCGCAGGAGACCGACACCGCTCAGGATGGGCGCTATGTGACCACCATGTTCGCGGCCGACGGCAGCGCGCTCGTGGTCGCGATCTGCTGGGGTACGCAACGCCTGCGCCGCGAGCACGGCAAAGAAGCAACCGATCTGCTCGCCAGCCGCCGCGCATCGACGGTCGACACCCTCACCGAGCACCTCGACCACGTGTTCACCATCGGCCAAGACGTCGACCTCGCCGCGTCCACCCCACTGGCGCGCGACTACGAGCGCTCGTGCCTCACCTGGCGACGATTCGACACGCACGCCCTGCCCGACGAGGCCACCTACTGGTCGGTCTTCGACCAACTCATGGCGGCGAATCAGGTGCTCATCGAAAGCGCCTGA
- a CDS encoding GNAT family N-acetyltransferase, with protein sequence MLQISFKRVKPGKVDKLRTWMRELKDRREEIFASFEQEGVRSEKAWLLEDDDGYVLVYAIEAEDLEQARRVYAESTLPIDLEHRAIQRDTLGKRVEPELLLDLTVDDMECDAPSDHIYSTGAHLRLRKPLMEDAPLRHKWFADPQVTRYLPLAGKDELPIEDIRDYLEMVTDSNRPVFDVSIELLDGVTIGSASYRDVVDGESAELSIVLGEAKARGRGLGREAMELMLDYGFDEMKLKHVWLVVRADNDVAVALFESLGFETAEVLEDAVVIDDVSYAKLRMELKSKDWKKGQTS encoded by the coding sequence ATGCTCCAAATATCATTCAAACGAGTTAAACCGGGTAAAGTCGACAAGCTTCGCACTTGGATGCGCGAGTTGAAGGACCGCCGCGAGGAGATCTTCGCGTCCTTCGAGCAAGAAGGTGTGCGCTCGGAGAAGGCCTGGCTGCTGGAAGACGACGACGGCTATGTTTTGGTATACGCGATCGAGGCCGAAGATCTCGAACAGGCCCGACGAGTCTATGCCGAGTCGACCCTTCCCATCGACCTCGAGCACCGGGCAATCCAGCGCGATACGCTCGGCAAGCGGGTCGAGCCCGAGTTGCTGCTAGATCTAACGGTAGATGATATGGAATGCGACGCCCCTTCAGACCACATCTACAGCACTGGCGCTCACCTTCGGCTCCGAAAACCGCTCATGGAGGACGCACCACTTCGCCACAAGTGGTTCGCCGACCCGCAGGTCACCCGCTATCTCCCGCTCGCCGGAAAAGATGAGCTTCCCATCGAGGATATCCGTGACTATCTCGAAATGGTCACCGACTCGAACCGTCCGGTCTTCGACGTAAGCATTGAACTTCTCGACGGAGTGACCATCGGCTCGGCGAGCTACCGTGATGTCGTCGACGGGGAGTCGGCCGAGCTTTCGATTGTCCTCGGAGAAGCCAAGGCGCGGGGTCGCGGCCTCGGTCGAGAGGCCATGGAGTTGATGCTCGACTACGGCTTCGACGAAATGAAGCTGAAACACGTCTGGCTGGTCGTTCGCGCCGACAACGACGTCGCCGTCGCCCTCTTCGAGAGCCTCGGCTTCGAGACCGCCGAGGTACTCGAAGACGCGGTCGTGATCGACGACGTTTCCTACGCCAAGCTGCGCATGGAGTTGAAGAGCAAAGATTGGAAAAAAGGTCAGACATCATGA
- a CDS encoding TfoX/Sxy family DNA transformation protein encodes MNLADARNLGPRSAEMLADAGLLDLQEVRDLGAAECFRRVRMVHPKVSLNLLWALEGAVTDRDWRDIDDRRKRELRRAVGAAKPR; translated from the coding sequence ATGAACCTCGCCGACGCACGAAACCTCGGCCCTCGCTCCGCCGAAATGCTCGCCGATGCCGGACTCCTCGACCTCCAAGAGGTCCGCGACCTGGGGGCCGCCGAGTGCTTTCGGCGCGTACGCATGGTCCACCCGAAGGTATCGCTCAACCTGCTGTGGGCGCTCGAAGGCGCAGTGACCGACCGCGACTGGCGGGACATCGACGACCGACGCAAGCGCGAGCTGCGCCGGGCGGTTGGCGCAGCGAAGCCCCGGTGA